A DNA window from Bacteroidales bacterium contains the following coding sequences:
- a CDS encoding phage virion morphogenesis protein has product MEGLDHIIKKVTRLKRYLEKDAPVIMGTEAVKHFQQSFYDEGFTDSYLNKWKPSKRKDSSSQWYGFLYRATTPLPNNHPRRKGSKKKYKPRKSNPITNFSRAATNRKTLTGYTGDLKDSIKFKKTIHGVVVYSDLPYAKMHNEGGYVNVFGKKRIRLPKRQFIGKSAKLENKLRYMIMKDIRNLLK; this is encoded by the coding sequence ATGGAAGGATTAGACCATATCATAAAGAAAGTCACAAGACTAAAACGCTACCTTGAAAAGGACGCCCCTGTAATTATGGGGACAGAAGCCGTTAAGCATTTTCAACAATCGTTTTACGATGAAGGTTTTACTGATAGTTACCTAAACAAATGGAAACCATCAAAACGCAAGGATAGTAGCAGCCAATGGTATGGTTTTTTATATCGTGCCACCACTCCACTACCTAATAATCACCCACGACGCAAAGGCAGTAAGAAAAAATACAAACCACGCAAATCTAATCCAATTACTAATTTTAGTCGTGCCGCTACCAACCGGAAAACATTAACCGGCTATACCGGCGATCTGAAAGATAGTATCAAGTTTAAAAAAACAATACATGGCGTGGTGGTTTATTCCGATTTACCTTATGCAAAAATGCATAACGAAGGAGGATATGTTAATGTTTTTGGCAAAAAACGAATACGATTACCTAAACGTCAATTTATAGGAAAATCGGCTAAACTCGAAAATAAATTACGCTATATGATAATGAAAGATATTCGTAACCTTTTAAAATAA
- a CDS encoding BppU family phage baseplate upper protein has translation METYNFKPHVKGDTFKGCRFTVNVNNAPLNLTGCQIRMHLRTNPLHDSKYELSTINGKIVIIDTINGIFEIPEQIIDIPAGNYYYDIEITFPDGKVKTYINGRFEIVQDITY, from the coding sequence ATGGAAACGTATAATTTTAAGCCACATGTAAAAGGCGATACATTTAAAGGTTGTCGGTTTACGGTTAATGTAAATAATGCGCCATTGAATTTAACAGGGTGTCAGATACGAATGCATCTACGTACAAATCCGCTGCATGATTCGAAATACGAATTGTCAACTATAAATGGCAAGATAGTAATTATCGATACTATAAATGGCATATTCGAGATACCCGAACAAATTATCGATATCCCGGCAGGAAATTATTATTATGATATCGAAATTACCTTCCCCGATGGCAAGGTAAAAACATATATAAACGGACGTTTTGAAATTGTACAGGATATAACTTATTGA